A stretch of the Conger conger chromosome 3, fConCon1.1, whole genome shotgun sequence genome encodes the following:
- the LOC133125112 gene encoding G-protein coupled receptor 183-like, with amino-acid sequence MDQNTSAPNETCDVYICKETAQVLFPIFYTLVFLFSITGNSLVIYITCLKQQKFKSTSLYLLNLALSDTLFSLALPSRIVYYIRGFDWPFGDFLCRLTTVIFYTNTYAGIAFMTCISLDRYLAMVHPHRLLRLRKAESVRVICALVWLLVFLQTTPLLFRSMLGHSGDKRTCMEYFRLDSSPSLPYLLLVACAVSFCVPLGIILACYTQINLKLSRAAKNNPLTGRSGARNHKANNVILLILLTFVLCFSPYHLNIMQFMVLKLLREPSCKELKAFKMSLQVTVSLMNLNCCLDPVIYFFAIKTYKQRVMSLFRGRLSTSALSSKTTTDNSSSNT; translated from the coding sequence ATGGATCAGAACACTAGTGCCCCGAACGAGACCTGCGATGTTTACATCTGCAAGGAGACCGCCCAAGTCCTTTTCCCCATATTCTACACCCTGGTATTCCTGTTTAGCATCACGGGCAACAGCTTGGTCATCTATATCACCTGCCTCAAACAGCAGAAATTTAAGTCCACCTCCCTATACCTGCTCAACCTGGCCCTGTCCGATACCctgttctctctggctctgCCAAGCCGCATTGTCTACTACATACGAGGGTTCGACTGGCCCTTTGGGGACTTCCTGTGCAGGCTTACCACCGTCATCTTCTACACCAACACCTACGCTGGCATCGCCTTCATGACCTGCATCAGCCTGGACCGGTACCTGGCCATGGTGCACCCGCACCGACTTCTCCGTCTTCGGAAGGCCGAGTCCGTGCGGGTCATCTGCGCCCTGGTGTGGCTTCTGGTCTTCCTCCAgaccacccccctcctcttccgGAGCATGCTGGGCCACTCCGGGGACAAGCGCACCTGCATGGAATACTTCCGGCTGGACTCCTCGCCGTCCTTGCCGTACCTGCTTCTGGTGGCCTGTGCCGTGAGCTTCTGTGTCCCTCTCGGGATAATCTTGGCCTGCTACACCCAGATCAACCTCAAGCTGTCTCGGGCGGCCAAGAACAACCCCCTGACGGGCCGCTCAGGGGCCAGAAACCACAAGGCCAACAACGTCATCCTGCTGATCCTGCTGACCTTCGTCTTGTGCTTCAGCCCGTACCACCTCAACATCATGCAGTTCATGGTACTCAAGCTCCTGCGCGAACCCTCCTGCAAGGAGCTGAAGGCTTTCAAGATGTCCCTGCAGGTCACCGTCTCCCTGATGAACCTCAACTGCTGCCTGGACCCCGTCATCTACTTCTTCGCCATCAAGACCTACAAGCAGAGGGTGATGAGCCTGTTCAGAGGTCGCCTGTCAACATCCGCGCTATCGTCAAAAACCACAActgacaacagcagcagcaacacctGA